One Curtobacterium sp. BH-2-1-1 genomic region harbors:
- a CDS encoding NADP-dependent isocitrate dehydrogenase, with protein sequence MAKIIYTLTDEAPFLATHSFLPVIQAFAGTAGVDVETRDISLSGRIIAQFPERLTAEQRLDDALAELGDLAKTPEANIIKLPNISASIPQLKAAIKELQAQGYDLPDYPDEPTTDDERDARARYDRTKGSAVNPVLREGNSDRRAPLSVKNYARKHPHRMGAWSHDSKTNVVTMGTDDFRSNEQSWIAPADDVLTIEFVGADGATTVLKQSIPVLAGEVVDGTVLHVRALEAFLQDQIRAAQEQGILFSVHLKATMMKVSDPIIFGHVIRAFFPSVFERFGADLAAAGLNPNDGLGSILAGLDAVPNGAEIKQAFADGIDAGPELAMVDSDKGITNLHVPSDVIVDASMPAMIRTSGHMWGPDGEEHDTLAVIPDSSYAGIYQATIEDCRANGAFDPATMGSVPNVGLMAQKAEEYGSHDKTFEVPAAGRVRVVTSGGETVIEHEVEAGDIWRACQTKDVAIRDWVKLAVTRARATGSPAVFWLDETRAHDANLIGLVRTYLAEQDTDGLQIEILSPEDAMRFSLERIRRGEDTISVTGNVLRDYLTDLFPIMELGTSAKMLSVVPLLGGGGLFETGAGGSAPKHVQQLVEQNYLRWDSLGEFLALAVSLEHLAGVTGNERAKILGETLDRATGTFLDEDKSPGRKLGSIDNRGSHFYLAKYWAQELAAQTTDAQLASAFAEIAATLDEQESTIVEELNSVQGHPADIGGYYRPDDAKTSAVMRPSATLNGILAAL encoded by the coding sequence ATGGCCAAGATCATCTACACCCTCACGGACGAGGCGCCGTTCCTCGCCACCCACTCCTTCCTCCCGGTCATCCAGGCCTTCGCCGGCACCGCAGGTGTCGACGTCGAGACCCGCGACATCTCGCTCTCGGGCCGGATCATCGCCCAGTTCCCGGAGCGGCTCACCGCCGAACAGCGCCTGGACGACGCCCTCGCCGAGCTCGGGGACCTCGCGAAGACCCCCGAGGCGAACATCATCAAGCTGCCGAACATCTCGGCGTCGATCCCGCAGCTCAAGGCCGCGATCAAGGAGCTCCAGGCGCAGGGCTACGACCTGCCGGACTACCCCGACGAGCCGACGACCGACGACGAGCGCGACGCCCGCGCCCGCTACGACCGCACCAAGGGCAGCGCCGTGAACCCGGTCCTGCGCGAGGGCAACTCCGACCGCCGCGCGCCGCTCTCCGTCAAGAACTACGCCCGCAAGCACCCGCACCGCATGGGCGCCTGGAGCCACGACTCGAAGACGAACGTCGTGACGATGGGCACGGACGACTTCCGCTCGAACGAGCAGTCCTGGATCGCGCCCGCCGACGACGTCCTGACGATCGAGTTCGTCGGTGCCGACGGTGCGACCACGGTCCTCAAGCAGTCGATCCCCGTCCTCGCGGGCGAGGTCGTCGACGGCACGGTGCTGCACGTCCGGGCGCTCGAGGCCTTCCTGCAGGACCAGATCCGCGCGGCGCAGGAGCAGGGCATCCTGTTCTCGGTGCACCTCAAGGCCACGATGATGAAGGTCTCCGACCCGATCATCTTCGGCCACGTCATCCGTGCGTTCTTCCCGAGCGTCTTCGAGCGCTTCGGCGCCGACCTCGCCGCCGCCGGGCTCAACCCGAACGACGGCCTCGGCTCGATCCTCGCCGGGCTCGACGCCGTCCCGAACGGTGCGGAGATCAAGCAGGCGTTCGCGGACGGCATCGACGCGGGCCCCGAGCTCGCGATGGTCGACTCCGACAAGGGCATCACGAACCTGCACGTCCCGAGCGACGTCATCGTGGACGCCTCCATGCCCGCGATGATCCGCACCTCCGGCCACATGTGGGGTCCGGACGGCGAGGAGCACGACACCCTCGCGGTCATCCCGGACTCGAGCTACGCCGGCATCTACCAGGCCACGATCGAGGACTGCCGCGCCAACGGTGCGTTCGACCCGGCCACCATGGGCTCGGTGCCGAACGTCGGCCTGATGGCGCAGAAGGCCGAGGAGTACGGCTCGCACGACAAGACCTTCGAGGTCCCGGCAGCCGGCCGCGTCCGCGTGGTCACGAGCGGCGGCGAGACGGTCATCGAGCACGAGGTCGAGGCCGGTGACATCTGGCGCGCCTGCCAGACCAAGGACGTCGCGATCCGCGACTGGGTGAAGCTCGCCGTGACGCGTGCCCGTGCGACCGGTTCCCCCGCGGTGTTCTGGCTCGACGAGACCCGTGCGCACGACGCGAACCTCATCGGCCTGGTGCGGACCTACCTCGCCGAGCAGGACACCGACGGGCTGCAGATCGAGATCCTCTCCCCCGAGGACGCGATGCGCTTCTCGCTCGAGCGCATCCGCCGCGGCGAGGACACCATCTCCGTCACGGGCAACGTGCTCCGCGACTACCTCACCGACCTGTTCCCGATCATGGAGCTCGGCACCTCGGCGAAGATGCTCTCCGTCGTCCCGCTCCTCGGCGGCGGCGGCCTGTTCGAGACCGGTGCCGGTGGTTCGGCGCCGAAGCACGTGCAGCAGCTCGTCGAGCAGAACTACCTGCGCTGGGACAGCCTCGGCGAGTTCCTCGCCCTCGCGGTCAGCCTCGAGCACCTCGCCGGTGTGACGGGCAACGAGCGGGCGAAGATCCTCGGCGAGACGCTCGACCGTGCGACCGGCACGTTCCTCGACGAGGACAAGTCGCCGGGGCGCAAGCTCGGGTCGATCGACAACCGCGGCAGCCACTTCTACCTGGCGAAGTACTGGGCCCAGGAGCTCGCGGCGCAGACGACCGACGCCCAGCTCGCCTCGGCGTTCGCCGAGATCGCCGCGACGCTCGACGAGCAGGAGTCGACGATCGTCGAGGAGCTGAACAGCGTGCAGGGGCACCCGGCGGACATCGGCGGGTACTACCGTCCGGACGACGCCAAGACGAGCGCCGTGATGCGCCCGTCCGCCACGTTGAACGGGATCCTCGCCGCGCTGTAG
- a CDS encoding DUF3817 domain-containing protein, translating to MTPRSLFRAAAVAELVTWTMLIAGMVLKYGLGAGDWGVRIGGGVHGFVFLAYLVVTTVVAVNQRWSAGALVLGWASAVVPYATVPFEVAVARRGMLEGAWRSGAEGRVGFWDRLLFFVVRHPAVSILIGVVAVALVFVALLAAGPPVPSRG from the coding sequence ATGACTCCCCGCTCCCTGTTCCGCGCCGCCGCGGTCGCCGAACTCGTGACCTGGACCATGCTCATCGCCGGGATGGTGCTCAAGTACGGCCTCGGTGCCGGCGACTGGGGCGTCCGGATCGGGGGCGGGGTGCACGGGTTCGTGTTCCTGGCGTACCTCGTCGTGACGACCGTCGTCGCGGTGAACCAGCGGTGGTCGGCCGGAGCGCTCGTGCTCGGGTGGGCGAGTGCCGTCGTGCCGTACGCGACGGTGCCGTTCGAGGTCGCCGTGGCCCGGCGCGGGATGCTCGAGGGTGCGTGGCGCAGTGGTGCCGAGGGGCGCGTCGGGTTCTGGGACCGCCTGCTGTTCTTCGTGGTGCGGCACCCGGCGGTGTCGATCCTCATCGGCGTCGTGGCCGTCGCCCTGGTGTTCGTGGCGCTGCTGGCCGCCGGCCCGCCCGTCCCGTCCCGCGGCTGA
- a CDS encoding ThuA domain-containing protein — protein MSTPTESRPLNIVVWNENVHESRGDETVVGHYPDGMHTVIAAALREHHPDATVSTATLQEPDHGITAERLATTDVLFWWGHAAHDEVSDAVVDLVVDAVHAGMGLVVLHSGHFSKPFKRLMGTTCSLKWRNDGERELVWTVAPEHPIAAGVPHPIVIDRQEMYGEYFDIPRPDEEVFLSTFAGGEVFRSGVAYRRGLGKVFYFSPGDQEYPVYHHPDIQRVLSNAAAWAAPVSERRELTADPHPRDWFLGEGAGRQDG, from the coding sequence ATGTCGACGCCGACCGAATCCCGTCCCCTGAACATCGTCGTCTGGAACGAGAACGTGCACGAGAGCCGGGGTGACGAGACCGTCGTCGGGCACTACCCCGACGGCATGCACACCGTGATCGCCGCCGCGCTCCGCGAGCACCACCCCGACGCGACCGTGAGCACGGCCACCCTGCAGGAGCCCGACCACGGCATCACCGCCGAGCGCCTGGCCACCACCGACGTCCTGTTCTGGTGGGGCCACGCCGCCCACGACGAGGTCAGCGACGCCGTCGTCGACCTCGTGGTCGATGCCGTGCACGCGGGCATGGGGCTCGTGGTGCTGCACTCCGGGCACTTTTCGAAGCCGTTCAAGCGCCTGATGGGCACGACCTGCTCCCTGAAGTGGCGGAACGACGGGGAGCGCGAGCTCGTCTGGACCGTGGCGCCCGAGCACCCGATCGCCGCGGGCGTCCCGCACCCGATCGTCATCGACCGCCAGGAGATGTACGGCGAGTACTTCGACATCCCGCGCCCCGACGAAGAGGTCTTCCTGTCGACGTTCGCCGGCGGCGAGGTCTTCCGCTCGGGCGTCGCGTACCGCCGGGGCCTCGGGAAGGTCTTCTACTTCTCCCCCGGTGACCAGGAGTACCCGGTGTACCACCACCCGGACATCCAGCGGGTGCTGTCGAACGCGGCCGCGTGGGCGGCGCCGGTGTCCGAGCGACGCGAACTGACCGCCGACCCCCACCCGCGGGACTGGTTCCTGGGCGAGGGTGCGGGTAGACAGGACGGGTGA
- a CDS encoding GAF domain-containing protein: MTHLDAAAHRSAVVEALGVLGSGPEERFDRITRMTQEAFGVPLSFLNLVHDGLVTAQSTQGWHQGSSVPAESVFCATTVLTDEAIVVPDTMLDPRFAHLAAVTEQGIRFYAGAPLSMLDGTRVGTLCIMDATPRTLTAEDIDLLRDLARWAERELGHTIERDRVRRVVEGLVPGPVEVPGYSLEVLTLPREDSGDVADWRVAADGRLHCTVGAVPAAGRASALLAAAVRAAVIARTDVDMETAIVGLEAQVAADLSAADTVGSLFHLRLDPASGHVVYGDAGHGLAAVVRADGCAAVLRSHDLPIGLQPDGTPRTPGALDLASGDRVVLCTDGLLAAVGDLETLIGWVRGADDTASLVDRVRGVATAGTLLVLTRD; encoded by the coding sequence GTGACCCACCTCGACGCCGCAGCGCACCGGTCGGCCGTGGTCGAGGCGCTCGGCGTCCTCGGCAGCGGCCCCGAGGAGCGCTTCGACCGCATCACCCGCATGACGCAGGAGGCCTTCGGGGTCCCGCTGTCCTTCCTCAATCTCGTGCACGACGGGCTCGTCACGGCGCAGTCCACGCAGGGCTGGCACCAGGGTTCGAGCGTGCCGGCCGAGTCGGTGTTCTGCGCCACCACGGTCCTCACCGACGAAGCGATCGTCGTGCCGGACACGATGCTCGACCCGCGGTTCGCCCACCTCGCCGCGGTCACCGAGCAGGGCATCCGGTTCTACGCGGGCGCGCCGCTGTCGATGCTCGACGGCACGCGCGTCGGCACGCTCTGCATCATGGACGCGACGCCGCGCACGCTGACGGCCGAGGACATCGACCTGCTCCGCGACCTCGCGCGCTGGGCGGAGCGGGAGCTCGGGCACACGATCGAGCGCGACCGGGTCCGGCGGGTCGTGGAGGGCCTCGTCCCCGGACCCGTCGAGGTCCCCGGGTACTCGCTGGAGGTGCTGACGCTCCCCCGCGAGGACTCCGGTGACGTCGCGGACTGGCGGGTCGCCGCAGACGGCCGCCTGCACTGCACCGTCGGAGCCGTCCCGGCAGCCGGTCGCGCCTCGGCACTGCTGGCAGCAGCGGTCCGGGCAGCCGTGATCGCGCGGACCGACGTCGACATGGAGACCGCGATCGTCGGCCTGGAGGCGCAGGTCGCCGCCGACCTGTCGGCTGCGGACACCGTCGGGTCGCTCTTCCACCTGCGGCTCGACCCCGCGTCGGGTCACGTCGTGTACGGGGACGCCGGGCACGGCCTCGCGGCCGTCGTGCGCGCGGACGGCTGTGCCGCGGTGCTCCGGTCGCACGACCTGCCGATCGGCTTACAACCGGACGGGACGCCGCGGACCCCCGGTGCGCTCGACCTCGCGTCGGGAGACCGCGTCGTGCTGTGCACCGACGGGCTGCTGGCCGCGGTCGGGGACCTCGAGACGCTGATCGGATGGGTGCGAGGCGCCGACGACACCGCGAGCCTGGTCGACCGGGTCCGGGGTGTCGCCACGGCCGGCACGCTCCTCGTCCTCACGCGCGACTGA
- a CDS encoding ScbR family autoregulator-binding transcription factor, whose protein sequence is MAQDGGTRQQRAVATRAAILDAAAGEFDERGYLGTSMDAVAERAGLTKGALYFHFTSKADLAGAVIARQHEVSRRYGEAAAARGTTPLEVLMWMSQGLASQMIDETVVSAGIRLSTEAATADVARQDPYADWIAVVTDLVRQGIDAGEVDPAWDPELVGRVVIPAYTGVQTVSDVLADRSDLYVRLRELWTVLLAAIVSDRVRPEIPRLVALIAPLPDDA, encoded by the coding sequence ATGGCGCAGGACGGTGGCACGCGGCAGCAGCGGGCGGTCGCCACCCGTGCCGCGATCCTCGACGCGGCAGCGGGCGAGTTCGACGAGCGCGGGTACCTCGGCACCTCGATGGACGCCGTCGCCGAGCGGGCCGGCCTCACCAAGGGTGCGCTGTACTTCCACTTCACGTCGAAGGCCGACCTCGCCGGCGCGGTGATCGCCCGGCAGCACGAGGTCTCCCGGCGGTACGGCGAGGCGGCGGCCGCCCGCGGGACGACCCCGCTCGAGGTGCTCATGTGGATGTCCCAGGGCCTCGCGTCGCAGATGATCGACGAGACCGTCGTGAGCGCCGGCATCCGTCTGTCCACCGAGGCCGCGACGGCGGACGTGGCCCGGCAGGACCCGTACGCCGACTGGATCGCCGTGGTGACCGACCTCGTCCGACAGGGCATCGACGCCGGCGAGGTCGACCCCGCGTGGGACCCGGAACTCGTCGGCCGCGTCGTCATCCCCGCGTACACGGGGGTGCAGACCGTCTCGGACGTCCTCGCCGACCGGTCGGACCTGTACGTCCGGCTCCGTGAGCTCTGGACGGTCCTGCTCGCGGCGATCGTCTCCGACCGGGTCCGCCCGGAGATCCCCCGGCTCGTCGCGCTCATCGCCCCGCTGCCCGACGACGCCTGA
- a CDS encoding aminoglycoside phosphotransferase family protein gives MATPAAEVDVDVPLVAALLRDQHPDLADLPLAIVASGWDNVVVRLGELLAVRLPRRAAAAALIEHEQRWLPEIAHRVAAIVPVPDPVRTGRPALGYPWSWSVVRWLPGTPAGERAGGVQVAEALAAFVELLHVPAPPDAPVNPVRAVPLATRSDSVLTRLATADVPRARELAAVWRTAAALPAYAGPPVWVHGDLHPFNVLFETAPAGGTRLSAVVDFGDVTAGDPAVDLATAWLTLDREARRTFRTRVAADDDTWERARAWAVSIGSALHLSDDRAFRAVARRVIGEVLDD, from the coding sequence ATGGCCACCCCCGCCGCCGAGGTCGACGTCGACGTCCCGCTCGTCGCCGCCCTGCTCCGCGACCAGCACCCGGACCTCGCGGACCTCCCGCTCGCGATCGTGGCGAGCGGCTGGGACAACGTCGTGGTCCGGCTCGGCGAGCTGCTCGCCGTGCGGCTCCCCCGCCGGGCGGCCGCTGCGGCGCTCATCGAGCACGAGCAGCGGTGGTTGCCGGAGATCGCGCACCGGGTGGCGGCGATCGTGCCCGTCCCCGATCCGGTCCGCACCGGACGCCCGGCCCTCGGGTACCCGTGGTCGTGGAGCGTCGTCCGCTGGCTGCCCGGCACCCCGGCGGGCGAACGCGCCGGCGGCGTGCAGGTGGCCGAGGCGCTCGCCGCGTTCGTCGAGCTGCTGCACGTCCCCGCGCCGCCGGACGCTCCCGTGAACCCTGTCCGCGCGGTGCCGCTCGCCACGCGCAGCGACAGCGTCCTGACGCGACTCGCGACGGCGGACGTGCCCCGGGCCCGTGAACTCGCGGCAGTCTGGCGGACCGCGGCGGCGCTGCCCGCGTACGCCGGGCCTCCCGTCTGGGTGCACGGCGACCTGCACCCCTTCAACGTGCTCTTCGAGACGGCACCGGCCGGCGGGACCCGCCTGTCGGCGGTCGTCGACTTCGGCGACGTGACGGCGGGCGATCCGGCCGTCGACCTCGCCACCGCGTGGCTCACGCTCGACCGGGAGGCGCGGCGCACCTTCCGCACGCGCGTCGCGGCCGACGACGACACCTGGGAACGGGCGCGTGCCTGGGCCGTCTCGATCGGTTCGGCACTCCACCTGTCCGACGACCGCGCGTTCCGCGCCGTCGCACGCCGGGTGATCGGAGAAGTGCTGGACGACTGA
- a CDS encoding DinB family protein, protein MTSADPVPEVHPAPAAPTIASSGGSMLSDEGSTTGIDAEVLKRTLHRYLQKHRAALVAKLDGLAERQARWPVTPTGTNVLGLVKHVAGVQAMYFGEVFGRPLPDPPAWLESEDGDDMYATLDETLDDVVAFHHRSAAHADATIEALDLDARGVVPWWPEDRRRVSLHRILVHMGYETARHAGHADIVREMLDGLAGDGDGNLAEKTPDEWVLWREHLVDVAERSGLRDLGA, encoded by the coding sequence ATGACGAGCGCCGACCCGGTCCCCGAGGTCCACCCCGCACCGGCAGCACCGACCATCGCCTCGAGCGGCGGCTCGATGCTGTCGGACGAGGGGTCGACGACCGGCATCGACGCCGAGGTCCTCAAGCGGACGCTGCACCGGTACCTGCAGAAGCACCGCGCGGCACTGGTCGCCAAGCTCGACGGGCTCGCCGAACGGCAGGCACGATGGCCGGTCACGCCGACCGGGACGAACGTGCTCGGTCTCGTGAAGCACGTCGCGGGCGTGCAGGCCATGTACTTCGGCGAGGTCTTCGGGCGCCCGTTGCCGGACCCGCCCGCCTGGCTCGAGTCCGAGGACGGCGACGACATGTACGCGACGCTCGACGAGACCCTGGACGACGTCGTCGCGTTCCACCACCGCAGCGCCGCGCACGCCGACGCCACGATCGAGGCGCTCGACCTCGACGCCCGCGGGGTCGTTCCCTGGTGGCCGGAGGACCGCCGGCGGGTGAGCCTGCACCGGATCCTCGTGCACATGGGGTACGAGACGGCCCGGCACGCGGGGCACGCCGACATCGTGCGCGAGATGCTCGACGGGCTCGCGGGCGACGGGGACGGCAACCTCGCCGAGAAGACCCCGGACGAGTGGGTCCTCTGGCGGGAGCACCTCGTCGACGTCGCCGAGCGGTCGGGACTCCGCGACCTCGGCGCATAG
- a CDS encoding ABC transporter permease gives MFQYIGERWDQIWFASWQHFSLVVQCTVLATLIAVVLATLVYRSERLTSVANGVSAIGLTLPSFAVIGLLIVPLGFGVVPSVVTVVFFATLPILRNAVVGLAEIPPTVVESARGIGMSRFRTLLQVELPMAWPIILSGVRVSAQMVMGIAAIAAYALGPGLGGFIFSGLSRLGGANALFSVTVGVVGVVLLALVLDLLLLGLGRLTISRGIRVQH, from the coding sequence GTGTTCCAGTACATCGGGGAGCGGTGGGACCAGATCTGGTTCGCGTCGTGGCAGCACTTCTCACTGGTCGTCCAGTGCACGGTGCTCGCGACGCTCATCGCCGTGGTCCTCGCCACACTCGTCTACCGCAGCGAACGGCTCACCTCCGTCGCGAACGGGGTCTCGGCGATCGGGCTGACGCTCCCGTCCTTCGCGGTCATCGGCCTGCTCATCGTGCCGCTCGGCTTCGGCGTCGTGCCGTCCGTGGTGACGGTCGTCTTCTTCGCGACGCTGCCGATCCTGCGCAACGCCGTCGTCGGCCTCGCCGAGATCCCGCCGACGGTCGTCGAGTCGGCGCGGGGCATCGGCATGAGCCGGTTCCGCACCCTGCTCCAGGTCGAGCTGCCGATGGCGTGGCCGATCATCCTCAGCGGTGTGCGGGTGTCCGCGCAGATGGTGATGGGCATCGCCGCGATCGCCGCCTACGCGCTCGGCCCCGGGCTCGGCGGCTTCATCTTCTCCGGGCTGTCCCGCCTCGGCGGTGCGAACGCCCTCTTCTCCGTGACGGTCGGGGTGGTGGGGGTCGTCCTGCTCGCCCTCGTCCTCGACCTGCTCCTCCTCGGCCTCGGCCGTCTGACCATCTCGAGAGGTATCCGTGTCCAGCACTGA
- a CDS encoding ABC transporter ATP-binding protein, giving the protein MSSTDSATTTAPAGDVTGRRILLDEVTKRYPGQTKPAVDGITLEIPAGKIVMLVGPSGCGKTTTLKMINRLIEPTEGRIVVGEDDVTGIDADELRRRMGYVIQAGGLFPHMTVAANIAIVPKMLGWSKEKIAARVDELLDLVSLDPDTYRDRFPRELSGGQQQRVGVARALAADPPVLLMDEPFGAVDPITRQRLQDELLRIQEELHKTIVIVSHDFDEAVKLGDWIVIFTEGAHIVQYDTPERILAEPANEFVENFIGSGAGLKQLTLNRVRDVELAPAVTCSPGEEAKAVLQRMQEAGGHGHAVVVDRRQRPIGWPTRRQLERLDRIPEGIEPDLPVVGGAATLNDALDTMLVSSAGAALVTGRGEAFQGVITVETVMDAITRSRAAAAQEQAYTPVGTNTNPIETMPSSPVVATSGEDL; this is encoded by the coding sequence GTGTCCAGCACTGACTCCGCCACCACCACCGCTCCCGCCGGCGACGTCACCGGCCGCCGCATCCTGCTCGACGAGGTCACGAAGCGGTACCCCGGTCAGACGAAGCCCGCGGTCGACGGCATCACGCTCGAGATCCCGGCCGGCAAGATCGTCATGCTCGTCGGCCCGTCCGGCTGCGGCAAGACGACCACGCTCAAGATGATCAACCGCCTGATCGAACCGACCGAGGGACGCATCGTCGTCGGTGAGGACGACGTCACGGGGATCGACGCGGACGAGCTCCGTCGCCGCATGGGCTACGTGATCCAGGCCGGCGGGCTCTTTCCGCACATGACCGTGGCGGCGAACATCGCGATCGTCCCGAAGATGCTCGGGTGGTCGAAGGAGAAGATCGCGGCCCGCGTCGACGAGCTCCTCGACCTCGTCTCGCTCGACCCCGACACCTACCGCGACCGGTTCCCCCGCGAGCTCTCCGGCGGCCAGCAGCAGCGCGTCGGCGTCGCCCGGGCGCTCGCCGCGGACCCGCCCGTCCTGCTCATGGACGAGCCGTTCGGCGCGGTCGACCCGATCACCCGCCAGCGCCTGCAGGACGAGCTCCTCCGCATCCAGGAGGAGCTGCACAAGACGATCGTCATCGTGAGCCACGACTTCGACGAGGCCGTGAAGCTCGGCGACTGGATCGTGATCTTCACCGAGGGTGCCCACATCGTGCAGTACGACACCCCGGAGCGGATCCTCGCGGAACCGGCGAACGAGTTCGTCGAGAACTTCATCGGGTCCGGCGCCGGGCTCAAGCAGCTCACGCTGAACCGGGTCCGCGACGTCGAGCTCGCCCCCGCGGTGACCTGCTCGCCGGGCGAGGAGGCGAAGGCCGTGCTGCAGCGCATGCAGGAGGCCGGTGGCCACGGGCACGCCGTCGTCGTCGACCGCCGACAGCGTCCGATCGGGTGGCCGACGCGTCGTCAGCTCGAGCGGCTCGACCGGATCCCGGAGGGCATCGAGCCCGACCTGCCCGTCGTGGGCGGGGCCGCAACCCTGAACGACGCGCTCGACACCATGCTCGTGTCGAGCGCCGGCGCCGCACTCGTGACCGGCCGCGGCGAGGCGTTCCAGGGCGTCATCACCGTCGAGACGGTCATGGACGCGATCACCCGGTCGCGCGCCGCCGCCGCCCAGGAGCAGGCCTACACGCCGGTCGGGACGAACACGAACCCGATCGAGACCATGCCGTCGTCGCCCGTGGTGGCGACCAGCGGGGAGGACCTGTGA
- a CDS encoding ABC transporter permease: MSAVAAGAGTGSRTGWKGLLVQPIAILVVLAGFAVWLATADLTPTERTTLNPADILALTGQHLVLTLESTVLVLVIGIPLGVLLTRGPLRRASVYVLAVANFGQAAPAVGLIVLLAAWLGLNSWSAVVALVLYAILPVLRNTMIGIQSVDSRLVEAGRGMGMSAFSVLMKVELPLAVPVMLSGIRTALVLLVGTASLATFVGAGGLGLLITTGVNLFLPKVLVSGALLVALLALSIDWIGRVVETVARPKGLR; this comes from the coding sequence GTGAGCGCGGTCGCCGCCGGGGCGGGGACGGGCAGCCGCACCGGGTGGAAGGGGCTGCTCGTGCAGCCGATCGCCATCCTCGTGGTGCTCGCCGGGTTCGCGGTCTGGCTCGCCACGGCGGACCTCACGCCGACCGAGCGCACCACGCTCAACCCGGCGGACATCCTCGCGCTCACCGGGCAGCACCTCGTGCTGACCCTCGAGTCGACCGTGCTCGTGCTCGTGATCGGCATCCCGCTCGGCGTCCTGCTCACCCGCGGGCCGCTCCGTCGTGCGAGCGTGTACGTGCTCGCCGTCGCCAACTTCGGGCAGGCGGCCCCGGCCGTCGGGCTCATCGTGCTGCTCGCCGCGTGGCTCGGCCTGAACTCGTGGTCGGCCGTCGTCGCCCTCGTGCTCTACGCGATCCTGCCGGTGCTCCGGAACACCATGATCGGCATCCAGAGCGTCGACTCGCGGTTGGTCGAGGCCGGGCGGGGCATGGGCATGAGCGCGTTCAGCGTGCTCATGAAGGTCGAGCTGCCGCTGGCCGTGCCGGTCATGCTCTCCGGCATCCGCACCGCGCTGGTGCTGCTCGTCGGCACCGCGAGCCTGGCGACGTTCGTCGGCGCCGGTGGCCTCGGACTGCTCATCACCACGGGCGTGAACCTGTTCCTGCCGAAGGTCCTCGTCTCCGGGGCGCTCCTCGTGGCGCTCCTCGCCCTGTCCATCGACTGGATCGGCCGCGTGGTCGAGACGGTCGCACGACCGAAGGGACTCCGATGA
- a CDS encoding glycine betaine ABC transporter substrate-binding protein translates to MTHDAPNATHDAPNATNHAPRADLRGARRASRPTVRRRVATATAVAGAAALVLTGCGLQPATSFVPAADPGSIQRIDDLPDGAHITVTSKNFTEQLVLGKIAVLAAKAAGFDVTDETNVPGSVAVRELMTSHGADFTYEYTGTAWLTFMGHSEGIPDKTEQWEAVKQEDAGNGLTWLEPAPMNNTYAFAVRDEAVSELGDIKTLSDITKLPVSDRTFCVESEFNSRADGFKPMLKKYGLELGGSGDNGIPTKNVSILDTGTVYTATDRGKCNFGEVFTTDGRIKSLGLTVLEDDKGFFPAYNVAPVLDSATLKEYPQLEDVYDQISPKLTDAVLQELNRQVDVEGREPADVAFDWMVKEGFITKP, encoded by the coding sequence ATGACCCACGACGCCCCGAACGCGACCCACGACGCGCCGAACGCGACCAACCACGCGCCGCGCGCCGATCTGCGGGGCGCACGCCGCGCCTCCCGTCCGACCGTCCGTCGCCGGGTCGCGACCGCCACCGCCGTGGCGGGCGCGGCCGCCCTCGTGCTGACCGGCTGCGGCCTGCAGCCGGCGACGTCCTTCGTCCCCGCCGCGGACCCCGGTTCGATCCAGCGCATCGACGACCTGCCGGACGGCGCGCACATCACCGTGACCTCGAAGAACTTCACCGAGCAGCTGGTGCTCGGCAAGATCGCCGTGCTCGCCGCGAAGGCCGCCGGGTTCGACGTCACCGACGAGACGAACGTGCCGGGCAGCGTCGCCGTCCGCGAGCTGATGACCTCGCACGGCGCCGACTTCACCTACGAGTACACGGGCACGGCCTGGCTGACCTTCATGGGCCACAGCGAGGGCATCCCGGACAAGACCGAGCAGTGGGAAGCGGTGAAGCAGGAGGACGCCGGCAACGGCCTCACCTGGCTCGAGCCGGCGCCGATGAACAACACGTACGCCTTCGCCGTCCGCGACGAGGCCGTGTCGGAGCTCGGCGACATCAAGACCCTCTCCGACATCACGAAGCTCCCCGTCAGCGATCGCACGTTCTGCGTCGAGTCCGAGTTCAACTCCCGTGCCGACGGCTTCAAGCCGATGCTGAAGAAGTACGGGCTCGAGCTCGGCGGCTCGGGCGACAACGGCATCCCGACGAAGAACGTCAGCATCCTCGACACCGGCACGGTCTACACCGCGACCGATCGTGGCAAGTGCAACTTCGGCGAGGTCTTCACCACCGACGGCCGCATCAAGTCGCTCGGGCTCACCGTGCTCGAGGACGACAAGGGCTTCTTCCCGGCGTACAACGTCGCGCCCGTGCTCGACTCGGCGACGCTCAAGGAGTACCCGCAGCTCGAGGACGTCTACGACCAGATCTCGCCGAAGCTCACGGACGCCGTGCTGCAGGAGCTGAACCGGCAGGTCGACGTCGAGGGTCGCGAGCCCGCCGACGTCGCCTTCGACTGGATGGTCAAGGAGGGCTTCATCACGAAGCCGTGA